One Gloeothece verrucosa PCC 7822 DNA window includes the following coding sequences:
- a CDS encoding DUF6761 family protein — protein sequence MLQDTQTIRYYQKLTDDLVDMWNRGHRFEEMRAYMDGFFACLRLTNILEPYLIHRLEEDAYRFLRDPSNFEMALPQPEPDYY from the coding sequence ATGCTTCAAGATACTCAAACGATCCGTTATTACCAAAAGCTCACTGATGATCTAGTGGATATGTGGAACAGAGGTCATCGGTTTGAGGAAATGCGTGCTTATATGGACGGTTTCTTTGCTTGTTTGCGTCTTACTAACATTCTAGAGCCTTATCTTATCCATCGTCTAGAAGAGGACGCTTATCGTTTTCTTAGAGATCCTTCTAATTTTGAAATGGCTTTGCCGCAACCTGAACCCGATTATTACTAG
- the grxD gene encoding Grx4 family monothiol glutaredoxin, producing MTTNNQALSPELKARIDKLIKDNKIIVFMKGTKLMPQCGFSNNVVQIISSLGVPFETVDVLADFEIRQGIKEYSQWPTIPQVYINGEFIGGSDIMIELYKEGKLQEKVEVALAS from the coding sequence ATGACAACAAACAATCAAGCCCTCTCTCCAGAACTAAAAGCCCGCATTGACAAACTCATCAAAGACAACAAAATTATAGTATTCATGAAGGGCACTAAATTAATGCCCCAATGTGGTTTTTCTAACAACGTCGTTCAAATCATCAGCAGTTTAGGTGTTCCCTTTGAAACCGTTGATGTTTTAGCCGATTTTGAAATCCGTCAAGGCATTAAAGAGTATTCTCAATGGCCTACCATTCCTCAAGTCTATATTAACGGAGAATTTATCGGCGGCTCAGATATCATGATTGAGCTATACAAAGAAGGGAAATTACAAGAAAAGGTTGAGGTCGCTTTAGCTTCCTAA
- a CDS encoding DUF4347 domain-containing protein, translating into MATAQTTTNKKVMVKSLDDVSFQGALAFIDAGIEDYQGLIANVLPDIEAVLIDTDTDGIEQITEVLRHRQDISTVHLVSHGSPGCLYLGNSQLSLATLAKYENSLKEWFGVTKPTLVLYGCNVAAGDAGEELIEKLHQLTGATIRASATRTGNAALGGNWQLEVTVGQNSSASLAFSDESLAEYASVLAITKVGAWNPISSANDVTIVGNYAYIVGDTLDIVDISNPSAPVLKGTYDNPGSILDIQVVGNFAYLANANWGLYIIDISDPSAPVLKGTYDTPGSAWGVKVAGDLAYVADDYLGLQIINISNPSAPIFKGSYDTPGWAQGVQVVGQIAYVADGFSGLQIIDITNPSAPIFKGSYDTPGWAQDVQVVGQIAYVADGYSGLQIIDISDPSAPIFKGSYDTPGNAVGVQVVGQIAYVADGDSGLQVIDITNPSAPIFKGSYDTLGWARGIQVVGQMAYVSDGNRGVQIIDLSNLSSPTLTSNYDPSGSAKDVQVVGQIAYLADGDSGLQIIDITNPSSPVKKGSYRTANWAQNIQVVGNLAYVTESSAVEIIDISNPTTPVLKGTYNNFVGIPSDIEVVGNWAYLAGNQGLQIIDITNPSSPVLKGTYNNFFGPQPDLQVVGQSAYVVGDSRLDIIDISNPSSPWLKSSYYDFFGPPPTQKSLQVVGNIAYVAGDSTLKIIDVSNGLSPVLKGTYNRFFGPQPSLQVVGKLAFVGGNQELEIIDISNPSSPISKATYNNLSGFINDIQIVDDFAYLANDESGLQILDVSDFLTTEITLAVSPSKVTEDGTGNLVYTFTRIGPKQNALTVDFTVGGTANYNDDYTQTGATSFSASTGSVTFAAGSSKATLIIDPTADINKEEDETVTLNLNTNPNYTLGTSTPVTGTISNDDFYPILSVNNVTVLENNEAYAILTVTLNQASSQDISVNYTTTPVTATPELDYTPISDTLVIEANSTTASLFIPIVNDNISEADETFKVTFSNPVNVNIASGVGTVTITDTLSSSVSTILPSGVENLKLTGTGNINGTGNSGNNLLIGNSGNNVLAGGNGNDSYKYSVISQLGSDTISETATGGTDTLDFSGTLVDVKVNLGTTTSQTVVTNNLKLTLSANNVIENIIGGSGSDRLIGNSLNNTLTGGDGNDNLSGGGGNDSLDGAAGNDNLTGGAGNDRYLYQTGRAFVSSDLGVDTINDFTSVADKIVLSKATFSVLNSAVGNGLVTGDFAIVDDDQAAATSNAVIVYSSSSGSLFYNQNGATAGLGSGAEFAYLANLVANGTNLAASDFVIVA; encoded by the coding sequence ATGGCAACTGCTCAAACAACCACAAATAAAAAAGTTATGGTGAAAAGTTTAGATGATGTCAGCTTTCAAGGGGCACTCGCTTTTATCGATGCCGGCATAGAGGATTATCAAGGTTTAATAGCAAATGTTTTGCCAGATATCGAGGCGGTTTTGATCGATACAGATACCGATGGGATAGAACAAATAACTGAGGTGTTGCGGCATCGTCAAGACATTAGTACAGTTCATCTTGTTTCTCATGGTTCACCGGGTTGTTTATATCTGGGTAATAGTCAATTGAGTTTAGCAACCTTGGCTAAGTATGAAAATTCTCTAAAAGAATGGTTTGGTGTCACTAAGCCGACTTTAGTGTTATATGGGTGTAATGTGGCAGCCGGTGATGCCGGAGAGGAATTGATAGAGAAACTGCATCAGTTGACGGGGGCAACTATTCGCGCGTCAGCAACCCGCACAGGAAATGCGGCTTTAGGAGGAAATTGGCAGTTAGAGGTTACTGTAGGACAAAATTCTAGCGCTTCCCTTGCTTTTAGTGATGAAAGTCTAGCCGAGTATGCCTCAGTTTTAGCCATTACCAAAGTAGGAGCATGGAATCCCATAAGTTCTGCAAATGATGTAACTATAGTGGGAAACTACGCCTATATTGTGGGTGATACGTTGGATATCGTTGATATTAGCAATCCCTCGGCCCCAGTGTTAAAAGGCACTTATGATAATCCTGGTTCCATACTAGATATACAAGTGGTGGGGAATTTCGCTTACCTTGCTAATGCGAATTGGGGACTATACATTATCGACATCAGCGATCCCTCGGCCCCAGTATTAAAAGGCACTTATGATACTCCCGGCTCTGCTTGGGGAGTAAAAGTAGCGGGCGATTTGGCTTATGTTGCTGATGATTATTTAGGACTACAAATCATCAACATTAGCAATCCTTCCGCCCCTATATTCAAAGGGAGTTATGATACTCCTGGCTGGGCACAAGGTGTACAAGTGGTAGGCCAGATCGCTTATGTTGCTGATGGATTTTCAGGACTACAAATCATCGATATCACTAATCCTTCCGCCCCTATATTTAAAGGGAGTTATGATACTCCTGGCTGGGCACAAGATGTACAAGTGGTAGGCCAGATCGCTTATGTTGCTGATGGATATTCAGGACTACAAATCATCGATATCAGCGATCCCTCCGCCCCTATATTTAAAGGGAGTTATGATACTCCTGGCAATGCTGTGGGTGTACAAGTGGTAGGCCAGATCGCTTATGTTGCTGATGGAGATTCAGGACTACAAGTCATCGATATCACTAATCCTTCCGCCCCTATATTCAAAGGGAGTTATGATACTCTTGGCTGGGCACGAGGTATACAAGTGGTCGGCCAGATGGCTTATGTTAGTGATGGGAACCGGGGAGTACAAATTATCGACCTCTCCAATCTCTCTTCCCCAACTTTAACAAGTAATTATGATCCTTCTGGCTCGGCAAAAGATGTACAAGTGGTGGGCCAAATCGCTTATCTGGCTGATGGGGATTCAGGACTACAAATTATAGACATTACTAATCCTTCTTCCCCGGTTAAAAAAGGAAGTTATCGTACCGCTAACTGGGCACAAAATATACAAGTAGTGGGCAATCTTGCTTATGTAACTGAAAGTTCAGCAGTAGAAATCATCGATATTTCTAATCCCACCACCCCAGTTTTAAAAGGCACTTACAATAATTTTGTTGGTATTCCATCAGATATAGAAGTTGTGGGCAATTGGGCTTACCTTGCTGGTAACCAAGGACTACAAATCATCGACATCACCAATCCTTCGTCCCCAGTTTTAAAAGGCACTTACAATAATTTTTTTGGTCCTCAACCCGATTTGCAAGTAGTGGGCCAGAGCGCTTACGTTGTTGGTGATTCACGACTAGATATCATCGACATTAGCAATCCCTCCTCTCCCTGGTTAAAATCGAGTTATTATGACTTTTTTGGTCCTCCTCCAACTCAAAAAAGTTTGCAAGTGGTGGGCAATATAGCTTATGTTGCCGGTGATTCAACACTAAAAATCATCGATGTCAGCAATGGCTTATCCCCAGTTTTAAAGGGGACTTATAATCGCTTTTTTGGCCCTCAACCAAGTTTACAAGTGGTGGGCAAATTAGCTTTTGTTGGTGGTAACCAAGAGCTAGAAATCATAGACATCTCCAATCCTTCCTCCCCGATTTCAAAAGCGACTTATAATAACTTAAGCGGCTTCATAAATGACATACAAATCGTGGATGATTTTGCTTACCTAGCTAATGATGAATCGGGACTACAAATTCTTGATGTCAGCGATTTTCTGACTACCGAAATTACCCTAGCGGTTAGTCCTAGCAAGGTAACCGAAGATGGAACCGGTAACCTAGTTTATACCTTTACCCGTATTGGTCCCAAACAGAATGCTTTAACCGTTGACTTTACTGTAGGTGGAACGGCTAATTACAACGATGATTATACTCAAACCGGAGCCACCAGCTTTAGTGCTTCTACAGGAAGTGTAACCTTTGCCGCCGGTTCATCTAAGGCCACATTAATCATAGATCCCACCGCAGATATTAACAAAGAAGAGGATGAAACCGTTACCCTCAACCTCAACACTAACCCTAATTACACCCTTGGCACCTCCACACCGGTCACAGGTACCATTAGTAATGACGACTTCTATCCTATCCTCTCTGTCAACAATGTTACGGTGCTTGAGAACAATGAAGCTTATGCTATCCTTACCGTAACCCTGAACCAAGCAAGCTCTCAAGACATCAGCGTCAACTATACTACCACTCCGGTTACAGCCACTCCTGAGCTTGATTACACACCCATCAGTGACACCCTCGTTATAGAGGCTAATTCTACCACTGCTAGTCTGTTCATTCCCATTGTCAATGACAACATTAGTGAAGCTGATGAAACCTTTAAGGTGACTTTTTCTAACCCCGTCAATGTTAATATAGCAAGCGGCGTAGGTACTGTTACCATTACCGATACTCTCAGCAGCAGTGTTAGTACAATTTTACCTAGCGGCGTTGAAAACCTGAAATTGACCGGCACAGGTAATATTAACGGCACTGGTAACAGTGGCAATAACCTCCTGATCGGCAACAGTGGCAATAATGTGTTAGCCGGGGGTAATGGAAACGATTCTTACAAATATAGCGTCATCAGCCAATTAGGCAGCGATACCATTAGTGAAACTGCTACAGGCGGCACAGATACCCTCGACTTTAGTGGCACTCTTGTGGATGTCAAAGTTAACTTAGGCACTACCACCAGCCAAACAGTAGTCACCAATAATTTAAAACTCACTCTTTCTGCCAATAACGTGATAGAAAATATCATCGGTGGCAGTGGAAGTGATCGCCTCATTGGCAACAGTCTCAATAACACTTTGACTGGGGGGGATGGCAATGATAACCTCAGTGGCGGGGGCGGTAATGATAGTTTAGATGGCGCTGCCGGCAATGATAACTTAACAGGCGGCGCGGGTAATGATCGCTACCTTTACCAAACAGGACGCGCTTTTGTCAGTAGTGACCTCGGTGTGGATACTATCAATGACTTTACCAGTGTGGCCGATAAAATTGTGCTGAGCAAAGCTACTTTTAGTGTACTCAATAGTGCTGTAGGCAATGGACTTGTCACAGGTGACTTTGCCATAGTGGATGATGATCAAGCCGCCGCTACGAGCAATGCTGTGATCGTTTACAGTAGTAGTAGTGGTAGCCTTTTCTACAATCAAAACGGTGCAACAGCCGGTTTAGGAAGCGGCGCTGAGTTTGCCTATCTGGCTAATTTGGTGGCTAATGGGACTAATCTAGCCGCCAGCGATTTTGTGATAGTTGCTTAA
- a CDS encoding ArnT family glycosyltransferase — protein sequence MMKNKLLNRLSIPPSNKTEIQAILFIIFCWLGMVLLVNPWGNFPLNDDWAYAKTVQSVLEKGDFELSGWTATNLFSQVWWGALFCLPFGFSFTALRCSTLIIGLIGILATYGLLREANTSRKLAFLGTLLIVVNPIYFALSNTFMSDVPFFGFAASSLYLLIRGWRRDSTFELVMGLLLAIVALLTRQVGLAIFLAFGLAYLSKNGINFQNLLKAFSVIFLGLSTQIIYQKWLELTFKTPKLYGNQINMLLRGLQNDWGLILGNFFEKTLYSLIYLGLFIFPFIIIYFLAEFSNFSPKNKKTILFIISGFCIYLMTSFLGKGVQMPLVTNILDPFGIGPLTLRDTFLGFNQLPRPLSLKIFWLVLTAIGLVGAALLIYYFFLTLKKMLGHAHKFKFKENWLGVLIFSTIIIYAPPILLLQEGFFDRYLIILMPLFLMLVANYQKHFRIPKLSSRTIAFFLTFLFISGGLTVASTHDYISWNRVRWQALDYLTQELKISPNNIDGGFEFNGWYLYNDEYILTPSKSWWWVDKDNYIISFGLLTGYKEIKQYSLSKWLPIGPKNLLILQKVP from the coding sequence ATGATGAAAAATAAATTACTTAATCGTTTATCCATCCCCCCATCAAACAAGACAGAAATACAGGCTATTTTATTCATTATTTTCTGTTGGCTTGGGATGGTATTATTAGTTAATCCTTGGGGAAATTTTCCTCTAAATGATGACTGGGCTTATGCAAAAACTGTACAGTCTGTTCTAGAGAAAGGTGACTTTGAACTTTCAGGATGGACAGCCACGAATTTGTTTTCACAAGTTTGGTGGGGAGCTTTATTTTGTCTGCCATTTGGTTTTTCTTTCACGGCCCTGCGCTGCTCAACCTTAATTATAGGATTAATCGGTATTCTCGCTACTTATGGATTGCTCAGAGAAGCTAATACCAGCCGAAAACTTGCTTTTTTGGGGACTTTGCTCATTGTTGTAAACCCAATTTATTTTGCTCTTTCTAATACTTTTATGAGCGATGTTCCCTTTTTTGGCTTTGCCGCTAGTTCTTTATACCTGTTAATACGGGGTTGGCGGCGTGATTCAACTTTTGAGTTGGTAATGGGATTACTTCTTGCTATTGTCGCTCTTTTGACACGTCAAGTAGGACTGGCAATTTTTTTAGCTTTTGGGTTAGCTTATTTGAGTAAAAATGGCATAAATTTTCAAAATTTATTAAAAGCATTTAGTGTTATATTTTTGGGTTTATCTACTCAAATTATCTATCAAAAATGGTTAGAATTAACTTTTAAAACCCCGAAACTATATGGCAATCAAATTAATATGCTTTTGAGAGGATTGCAGAATGATTGGGGTTTAATCCTGGGAAACTTTTTTGAAAAAACTTTATATAGTTTAATTTATTTAGGATTATTTATTTTTCCTTTTATTATCATCTATTTTTTAGCAGAATTTTCGAATTTTTCTCCTAAAAACAAAAAAACTATCCTCTTCATAATTTCTGGCTTTTGTATTTATTTAATGACATCTTTTTTAGGAAAAGGGGTACAAATGCCATTAGTCACCAATATTTTAGACCCATTTGGAATAGGCCCTTTAACATTGCGTGACACTTTTTTGGGCTTCAATCAGCTACCCAGGCCCCTGAGTCTGAAAATATTTTGGTTAGTTTTAACTGCTATAGGGCTAGTGGGTGCGGCTTTATTGATTTACTATTTTTTCTTGACGCTCAAAAAAATGCTTGGTCATGCTCATAAGTTTAAATTTAAAGAAAATTGGTTAGGGGTTTTGATTTTTTCTACTATCATTATTTATGCTCCTCCAATATTGTTGCTACAAGAAGGTTTTTTTGATCGTTATCTGATAATTTTAATGCCTTTATTTTTAATGCTTGTTGCAAATTATCAAAAACATTTTAGAATTCCCAAATTGAGTTCCCGAACTATCGCATTTTTTCTAACATTTTTGTTCATCTCTGGAGGATTGACAGTTGCCTCTACCCATGACTACATCTCATGGAATCGAGTTCGCTGGCAAGCATTAGATTATTTAACACAAGAATTAAAAATCTCACCGAATAATATTGATGGCGGATTTGAGTTTAACGGTTGGTATTTATATAATGATGAATACATACTCACTCCTAGCAAAAGTTGGTGGTGGGTTGACAAAGATAATTATATAATCTCATTTGGACTTTTAACGGGTTATAAAGAAATCAAACAATACTCATTGAGTAAGTGGCTTCCCATTGGCCCAAAAAATCTTTTGATATTGCAAAAAGTTCCCTAG
- the nuoH gene encoding NADH-quinone oxidoreductase subunit NuoH: MNGGIDLQGTFIESLTDLGLAPDVAKVLWMPLPMVLMIIGATVGVLVVVWLERKISAGAQQRIGPEYAGPLGVLQPVADGLKLVFKEDIIPTKADPWLFTLGPVLVVLPVFVSYLIVPFGQNLVITDLNVGIFLWISLSSIAPIGLLMSGYASNNKYSLLGGLRAAAQSISYEIPLALSVLAIAMMSNSLSTIDIVQQQSGYGILGWNIWRQPAGFLIFWISALAECERLPFDLPEAEEELVAGYQTEYSGMKFGLFYVGSYVNLVLSALVFAVLYLGGWESPVPLDKLASWLGVNEDNAILQVITASLGIIMTLLKAYFLIFIAVLLRWTVPRVRIDQLLDLGWKFLLPVSLVNLLLTAALKLAFPIAFGG; the protein is encoded by the coding sequence ATGAACGGAGGAATAGACCTACAAGGGACTTTTATAGAGAGTTTGACAGACTTGGGACTTGCCCCCGATGTCGCCAAAGTTCTCTGGATGCCCTTGCCGATGGTTTTAATGATTATTGGGGCGACAGTAGGAGTCTTGGTAGTAGTCTGGTTAGAACGAAAGATTTCTGCGGGTGCCCAACAACGTATCGGCCCAGAATATGCGGGGCCTTTAGGAGTTTTACAACCTGTAGCAGATGGATTGAAATTAGTTTTTAAAGAGGACATTATACCGACTAAGGCTGATCCTTGGTTATTTACTCTTGGACCTGTCTTAGTCGTTTTGCCGGTATTTGTCTCTTATCTGATCGTTCCCTTTGGACAGAATTTAGTCATCACTGATCTCAATGTAGGGATATTTCTCTGGATTTCTTTATCTAGCATCGCCCCTATTGGGTTGTTGATGTCGGGGTATGCCTCCAATAATAAGTATTCTCTTCTAGGAGGTTTAAGGGCGGCTGCCCAGTCTATTAGTTATGAAATTCCCCTCGCCTTATCGGTGTTGGCCATTGCGATGATGTCTAATAGCCTCAGTACCATCGACATCGTACAGCAACAATCCGGTTATGGAATTTTAGGCTGGAATATTTGGCGGCAACCGGCCGGCTTTTTAATCTTTTGGATTTCTGCCTTGGCGGAGTGTGAACGTTTACCTTTTGATTTACCCGAAGCTGAAGAAGAATTAGTGGCCGGCTATCAAACCGAATATTCAGGGATGAAGTTCGGCTTATTCTATGTGGGTTCTTACGTTAACCTAGTGCTGTCAGCGCTAGTTTTTGCGGTTTTATATCTTGGGGGGTGGGAATCTCCCGTTCCTTTAGATAAGTTAGCGAGTTGGTTGGGTGTGAATGAAGATAATGCCATTTTGCAGGTGATCACTGCTTCTTTGGGGATTATAATGACCCTGCTAAAGGCTTATTTTCTCATCTTTATTGCGGTTCTCTTACGTTGGACAGTCCCGAGAGTTCGCATTGACCAATTGTTAGACTTAGGCTGGAAGTTTCTTCTGCCGGTTTCTTTAGTGAACTTGCTGCTTACCGCCGCCCTAAAACTGGCTTTTCCCATCGCTTTTGGCGGCTAA
- the ndhI gene encoding NAD(P)H-quinone oxidoreductase subunit I: MFNILKQVGDYAKESVQAAKYIGQGLAVTFDHMRRRPVTVQYPYEKLIPSERFRGRIHFEFDKCIACEVCVRVCPINLPVVDWEFNKAIKKKELKHYSIDFGVCIFCGNCVEYCPTNCLSMTEEYELASYDRHELNYDNVALGRLPYKVTQDPMVTPLRELGYLPKGVLSPHDLPKGSQRAGKRPEEIIQETETAQ, encoded by the coding sequence ATGTTTAACATTCTCAAACAAGTTGGAGATTACGCCAAGGAAAGTGTACAAGCGGCTAAATATATTGGTCAAGGACTTGCTGTTACCTTTGACCATATGCGTCGCCGTCCCGTTACTGTACAGTATCCTTATGAAAAGTTAATTCCCTCAGAAAGATTTCGGGGTAGAATTCACTTTGAATTTGATAAATGTATCGCTTGTGAAGTTTGTGTGCGGGTTTGCCCGATTAATCTGCCTGTGGTAGATTGGGAATTTAATAAAGCGATCAAGAAAAAAGAACTCAAACACTACAGTATTGATTTTGGAGTTTGTATTTTCTGCGGCAATTGTGTCGAATATTGTCCGACAAATTGCTTATCGATGACCGAAGAATATGAACTCGCTTCTTATGACCGGCACGAACTAAACTATGATAACGTTGCCCTTGGACGCTTACCCTATAAGGTCACTCAAGATCCAATGGTCACACCGTTGCGAGAATTAGGATACTTACCTAAAGGAGTCCTCAGTCCTCACGACTTACCAAAAGGCAGTCAACGCGCAGGTAAACGGCCTGAAGAAATTATCCAAGAAACGGAAACTGCACAATAG
- a CDS encoding NADH-quinone oxidoreductase subunit J, whose translation MHIAEGVQIVSFLILAGFLITAALGVVLLSNIVYSAFLLAGVFLSIAGIYILLNADFVAAAQILIYVGAVNVLILFAIMLVNKQEDFKTVPRRWIRQIATGLVCLGLFALLGTMILITPWSINSTSPAVVENTLVEIGKHFFSDFLLPFELASILLLMAMVGAIILARRDFIPELKSSEPGTTALTLPERPRELISLESGSAQE comes from the coding sequence GTGCATATCGCTGAAGGTGTTCAAATAGTCTCATTTTTGATTTTAGCCGGGTTCTTGATTACGGCGGCTTTAGGAGTGGTTTTACTCTCTAATATTGTTTACTCGGCTTTTTTGTTAGCCGGTGTATTTCTAAGCATTGCTGGGATTTATATCTTACTCAATGCCGATTTTGTGGCGGCTGCACAAATTCTCATCTATGTTGGGGCGGTGAATGTTTTAATTCTCTTCGCTATTATGCTAGTGAATAAGCAAGAAGATTTTAAAACTGTGCCTAGACGTTGGATTCGGCAAATAGCGACGGGGTTAGTCTGTCTTGGCTTATTTGCTCTTTTAGGAACGATGATTTTAATTACTCCCTGGTCGATTAATTCTACTTCTCCGGCAGTGGTTGAAAATACTTTGGTGGAGATTGGTAAACACTTTTTTAGTGATTTTTTATTGCCTTTTGAGTTAGCCTCGATCCTATTGTTAATGGCAATGGTAGGAGCAATTATTCTTGCCCGTCGTGATTTTATTCCTGAACTTAAGTCATCTGAACCGGGCACTACCGCTTTAACTTTACCCGAACGTCCTCGGGAATTAATTTCTTTAGAAAGTGGATCGGCTCAGGAGTAA
- the nuoK gene encoding NADH-quinone oxidoreductase subunit NuoK, whose amino-acid sequence MQLEYCLLLAAALFGIGIYGLVTSRNAVRVLMSIELLFNAVNLNLMGFSNFLDPAGIKGQVFTVFVITVAAAEAAVGLAIILAIYRNRETIDMEQFNLLKW is encoded by the coding sequence TTGCAATTAGAATACTGTTTACTGTTAGCGGCTGCCCTATTTGGCATTGGAATTTATGGTCTAGTGACTAGCCGCAATGCTGTGCGAGTTTTAATGTCAATAGAATTGCTGTTTAATGCGGTGAATTTAAATTTAATGGGATTTTCTAATTTTTTAGATCCCGCCGGCATTAAAGGGCAGGTTTTTACTGTATTTGTGATTACAGTAGCGGCGGCCGAAGCGGCAGTGGGTTTAGCAATTATTTTGGCGATTTACCGCAACCGTGAAACCATCGATATGGAACAGTTTAACTTGCTTAAATGGTAA